A stretch of Pristis pectinata isolate sPriPec2 chromosome 26, sPriPec2.1.pri, whole genome shotgun sequence DNA encodes these proteins:
- the htr6 gene encoding 5-hydroxytryptamine receptor 6, whose product MRGSRGSGWNLWTSYSGFVEGRHMNTAARRHSGLWCGVRLLRIAITLPDTLLSRSCNWKSFAVCSLTERVHRRQLELLHVFPPSPPPTPRPRHTPPARLCPPLRLLDGCHLLCCCGAPLAVHMERAATAEGNSTERGAQEGSAWIAAFLCLISLLTVAGNFLLILLIFTQRSLRNTSNYFLVSLFMSDLMVGLVVMPPAMLNELYGRWVLESGFCSVWSSFDVMCCSASILNLCVISLDRYLLITSPLKYKLRMTSSRALFLIFTTWTLAGLASFLPIEMGWHEMDFENQAFNSGPAVEVRGAQCRLLVSLPYALIASCLTFFLPSVAISFTYCRILLAARRQAVQVASLTSNVATTSDDPAQVGGARNPSAGGSDSRKFTTKHSKRALKASLTLGILLGMFFVAWLPFFVANVTQAVCDCVPALLFDVLTWLGYCNSTMNPIIYPLFMRDFKRAIAKYLQCPRRWWERRPSVVSFTMRNSHSGPRLGLTLRNMLVLQPETDSAESVIQTNDHILLPGGQPHKVTEAKFKDTTGVDSLHLFDLEQSDHEFHINQLNTPMD is encoded by the exons ATGCGGGGCAGTCgggggtcaggatggaaccttTGGACGAGTTACTCCGGATTTGTCGAAGGACGGCACATGAACACCGCTGCTCGCAGGCACTCTGGGCTGTGGTGTGGTGTCCGTTTGCTGCGCATCGCCATCACTCTTCCAGACACATTGCTGAGCCGCAGTTGCAATTGGAAATCATTCGCAGTGTGCAGCCTCACTGAACGTGTGCACCGCCGGCAGCTGGAACTGTTGCATGtgttccccccctctcccccccccaccccccgaccccgTCACACTCCCCCTGCCCGGCTCTGTCCTCCGCTCAGGCTGCTAGACGGTTGCCATCTGCTCTGCTGCTGCGGCGCACCGTTAGCCGTGCACATGGAGAGGGCAGCGACGGCCGAGGGGAACTCCACCGAGCGAGGGGCCCAGGAGGGCAGTGCGTGGATCGCAGCCTTTCTCTGCCTCATCAGCCTGCTGACCGTCGCCGGCAATTTCCTGTTGATTTTGCTGATCTTTACGCAGCGCTCCCTGCGCAACACTTCCAATTACTTCCTCGTCTCCCTCTTCATGTCCGATCTGATGGTCGGACTGGTTGTGATGCCCCCGGCTATGCTGAACGAGCTGTACGGAAGGTGGGTGCTGGAGAGTGGCTTCTGCTCGGTGTGGTCTTCCTTTGACGTGATGTGTTGCAGCGCGTCCATCCTGAACCTGTGTGTAATCAGTCTGGACAGATACCTCCTCATCACCTCTCCCCTGAAGTACAAGCTGCGGATGACTTCTAGCCGAGCCCTTTTTCTCATCTTCACCACTTGGACCCTGGCCGGTTTGGCTTCTTTCCTGCCCATTGAGATGGGATGGCATGAGATGGACTTTGAGAACCAGGCATTCAACTCCGGTCCCGCGGTGGAGGTGCGCGGCGCTCAGTGCAGACTCCTGGTTAGCCTGCCCTACGCTCTCATAGCCTCCTGTCTCACCTTCTTCCTGCCCTCGGTAGCCATCTCCTTCACCTACTGTCGGATCCTGCTGGCTGCCCGGAGACAAGCTGTGCAAGTGGCCTCTCTCACCAGCAACGTGGCCACCACTTCTGATGACCCCGCGCAG GTCGGTGGAGCTCGGAATCCATCAGCGGGAGGCAGCGACAGTAGAAAATTTACCACCAAACACAGTAAGAGGGCTTTGAAAGCCAGCCTGACTCTGGGAATTTTACTGGGAATGTTCTTTGTAGCCTGGCTGCCGTTCTTTGTGGCAAATGTTACGCAG GCGGTTTGTGACTGCGTCCCGGCCTTGCTCTTCGATGTACTGACCTGGCTTGGTTACTGCAACAGCACCATGAACCCCATCATCTACCCTCTCTTCATGCGAGACTTCAAACGGGCCATTGCTAAGTACCTGCAGTGTCCCCGGCGCTGGTGGGAGAGGCGGCCGAGTGTAGTGTCCTTCACCATGAGAAACTCCCACAGTGGTCCGCGGCTGGGCCTGACCCTAAGAAATATGTTGGTTCTTCAGCCAGAAACTGACTCAGCCGAATCTGTCATCCAGACGAATGATCACATCCTGCTCCCGGGCGGCCAACCACACAAGGTGACCGAGGCCAAATTCAAGGACACCACGGGGGTGGATTCGCTGCATCTCTTTGATCTGGAGCAGTCAGATCACGAATTCCACATAAACCAGCTGAACACGCCAATGGACTAG
- the nbl1 gene encoding neuroblastoma suppressor of tumorigenicity 1 isoform X2: MVEHLTIMLWFMLGILLPSLVVAAPPPINKLALFPDKSAWCEAKNITQIVGHTGCESKSIKNRACLGQCFSYSVPNTFPQSTESLVHCDSCMPAQSMWEIVKLECPGNEAMPRVDKLVEKILHCSCQACGKEQHQDSQLFNGILNEEDVSPGVVEPHQVIHHEKEVALKRAREEA, from the exons ATGGTGGAACACTTGACCATAATGCTTTGGTTCATGTTGGGCATCCTGCTCCCGTCCCTCGTTGTGGCAGCACCACCTCCCATCAATAAACTGGCTTTGTTTCCTGATAAGAGTGCCTGGTGTGAAGCAAAGAACATCACCCAGATAGTTGGCCACACTGGATGTGAGTCAAAGTCCATCAAGAACAG AGCATGCCTTGGCCAGTGTTTCAGCTATAGTGTGCCCAACACCTTTCCACAATCAACTGAATCCCTGGTTCACTGTGACTCCTGCATGCCGGCACAGTCCATGTGGGAAATT GTCAAGTTGGAATGTCCTGGTAATGAGGCAATGCCCAGGGTAGACAAGCTGGTGGAGAAAATTCTACACTGCAGCTGCCAGGCATGTGGGAAGGAGCAGCACCAAGATTCCCAACTTTTTAATGGAATTCTAAATGAGGAGGATGTCTCTCCAGGAGTGGTCGAACCCCATCAGGTCATTCACCATGAGAAAGAAGTTGCCCTCAAACGTGCCAGAGAAGAAGCCTAG